A window of the Phragmites australis chromosome 20, lpPhrAust1.1, whole genome shotgun sequence genome harbors these coding sequences:
- the LOC133901765 gene encoding homeobox-leucine zipper protein HOX6-like produces MEGEDDGPEWMMEVGGAGGKGKGGGGVDRNKKRFSEEQIKSLESMFATQTKLEPRQKLQLARELGLQPRQVAIWFQNKRARWKSKQLEREYSALRDDYDALLCSYESLKKEKHALLKQLEKLAEMLQEPRGKYGGNADAGAGDDLRSGVAGMKEEFADAGAALYSSDGGGRGGGKFAHFADDDAGGLFRPSPHQPAAGFTASGPPEHQSFQFHSSCWPSSTEQTCSSSQWWEFESLSE; encoded by the exons ATGGAAGGCGAGGATGACGGGCCAGAGTGGATGATGGAGGTGGGCGGGGCCGGAGGAAAGGGAaaaggcggcggcggggtggaCAGGAACAAGAAGCGGTTCAGCGAGGAGCAGATCAAGTCGCTGGAGTCCATGTTCGCGACGCAGACCAAGCTGGAGCCGCGGCAGAAGCTGCAGCTGGCGCGGGAGCTCGGGCTGCAGCCGCGCCAGGTCGCCATCTGGTTCCAGAACAAGCGCGCGCGCTGGAAGTCCAAGCAGCTCGAGCGTGAGTACTCGGCGCTCCGCGACGACTACGATGCCCTCCTCTGTAGCTACGAGTCCCTCAAGAAGGAGAAGCACGCGCTCCTCAAGCAG CTGGAGAAGCTGGCCGAAATGCTGCAGGAGCCTCGGGGAAAGTACGGCGGCAATGCCGACGCCGGTGCCGGGGACGACTTGCGCTCAGGCGTCGCCGGCATGAAGGAAGAGTTCGCGGACGCCGGGGCGGCGCTCTACTCGTCCGATggtggcggccgcggcggcggcaagtTCGCGCACTTCGCGGACGACGACGCTGGGGGCCTCTTCCGGCCGTCCCCGCACCAGCCGGCCGCCGGGTTCACGGCGTCGGGACCGCCGGAGCACCAGTCGTTCCAGTTCCACTCGAGCTGCTGGCCGTCGTCCACGGAGCAGACCTGCAGCAGCTCGCAATGGTGGGAATTCGAGTCCTTGAGTGAGTGA